A DNA window from Mariprofundus aestuarium contains the following coding sequences:
- a CDS encoding beta-ketoacyl-ACP synthase III, producing MSNPSVHITGIGGYLPERIMTNADLEKMVDTTDEWIAERTGIRQRHIIAEDQMTSDLAVEAAKIALADAGITIDEIDALIVATTTPDLIFPSTATVVQSKLGGKDFPAWDIQAVCSGFVYGLAQAEGMMRGGMFKRVLLIGAESMSRIVDWTDRGTCILFGDGAGAVVLEAGESDDANGLIGSVLHADGSYRDLLKAHHPHAPMTPEMHHEPVDFRIDSAGAAAVEMKGNEVFRVAVTKLGSVVNEILAKHELKDSDIDWLVPHQANIRIIQATAKKLKMDLNRVALTVEKHGNTSSASVPMALNDLYVSGRLEKGQLILLEAFAGGFAWGANLLRWSK from the coding sequence ATGAGTAATCCTTCTGTTCATATTACCGGCATCGGCGGTTATCTGCCTGAACGTATCATGACCAATGCCGATCTTGAAAAAATGGTGGATACCACGGACGAGTGGATCGCCGAGCGTACTGGCATTCGCCAGCGCCATATTATCGCAGAAGACCAGATGACCTCGGACCTTGCAGTCGAGGCAGCTAAAATCGCGCTGGCTGATGCAGGCATCACCATTGATGAGATTGATGCGCTGATTGTTGCGACTACTACACCTGACCTTATTTTTCCTTCTACGGCGACCGTGGTGCAGTCCAAGCTGGGTGGCAAGGATTTTCCGGCATGGGATATTCAGGCGGTATGCTCAGGTTTCGTTTACGGATTGGCCCAGGCCGAAGGTATGATGCGCGGTGGTATGTTCAAGCGTGTGTTGCTGATTGGTGCTGAGTCAATGTCCCGCATTGTAGACTGGACCGATCGTGGCACATGTATCCTATTCGGTGATGGTGCTGGTGCGGTAGTGCTTGAAGCGGGTGAGTCTGATGATGCTAATGGTTTGATCGGCTCGGTGCTGCATGCTGACGGCTCCTATCGCGACCTGTTAAAGGCGCATCACCCCCACGCTCCGATGACCCCTGAGATGCATCATGAGCCTGTCGATTTCAGGATTGATTCTGCTGGTGCTGCGGCAGTTGAGATGAAAGGCAACGAAGTCTTTCGTGTAGCAGTGACTAAGCTCGGCAGCGTGGTGAATGAGATTCTGGCGAAACACGAACTGAAAGATTCCGATATTGACTGGCTGGTTCCGCATCAGGCCAACATTCGCATTATTCAGGCGACGGCGAAGAAACTGAAGATGGATCTGAATCGTGTGGCACTGACGGTTGAAAAACACGGTAATACATCTTCTGCCAGTGTGCCTATGGCGCTGAATGATTTGTATGTTTCCGGTCGCCTTGAAAAAGGGCAGCTGATCCTGCTTGAGGCATTTGCAGGCGGTTTCGCCTGGGGCGCGAACCTCCTTCGCTGGTCAAAATAA
- the fabD gene encoding ACP S-malonyltransferase → MADFVLLFPGQGSQSKGMLDAFDGIDIVKQTLEEASDALGYDMAALICDDAENKLGQTEFTQPALLTASTAMLRLWREKGGAEPTQVAGHSLGEYSALVAAGVIDFSDAVQLVAFRGRAMTQAVPAGVGSMAAILGLADEVIEELCLNASDESDKVWAANYNCPGQLVVAGHSAAVDRLMVLAKEAGAKRALPLAVSAPSHTPLMQPAADSMAKRLQEVSFNVPACPVWGNASATTEVDVEKIRAALVAQLISPVRWTETVQKLAENGITRGVEMGPGKVLAGLVKRIERDMIVGVTVGPDQIETSINLIAGE, encoded by the coding sequence ATGGCTGATTTTGTACTTCTTTTTCCCGGTCAGGGCTCTCAATCCAAAGGTATGCTCGATGCGTTTGACGGTATCGATATTGTAAAGCAGACCCTGGAAGAGGCATCCGATGCGCTTGGTTATGATATGGCTGCGCTGATTTGTGATGATGCCGAGAATAAGCTTGGTCAGACCGAATTTACCCAGCCAGCTCTTCTGACTGCCTCTACTGCCATGCTGCGACTATGGCGTGAGAAGGGTGGTGCAGAGCCAACGCAGGTGGCAGGCCACTCCCTTGGTGAGTACTCCGCACTGGTAGCAGCCGGTGTAATCGATTTCTCCGATGCAGTTCAGCTGGTTGCTTTCCGTGGCAGGGCAATGACTCAGGCAGTGCCTGCCGGTGTTGGCAGTATGGCTGCTATTCTTGGTCTAGCTGATGAGGTGATCGAGGAGCTCTGTCTCAACGCTTCAGATGAGAGCGACAAGGTATGGGCTGCGAACTACAACTGTCCGGGTCAGCTGGTGGTAGCAGGACATTCTGCTGCAGTTGATCGCCTGATGGTATTGGCCAAGGAGGCGGGTGCCAAACGTGCGCTGCCACTGGCAGTAAGTGCGCCATCACATACGCCGTTGATGCAACCTGCTGCCGATTCTATGGCAAAGCGTTTGCAGGAAGTTTCATTTAATGTGCCTGCCTGTCCGGTATGGGGCAATGCCAGTGCAACAACTGAAGTTGATGTGGAGAAGATCAGGGCAGCACTGGTTGCACAGTTGATCTCGCCTGTACGCTGGACAGAGACAGTTCAGAAACTGGCGGAAAATGGTATTACACGCGGCGTCGAAATGGGGCCGGGCAAGGTGCTGGCAGGGCTCGTCAAACGCATCGAACGTGATATGATTGTTGGAGTAACCGTGGGGCCGGATCAGATCGAAACCAGCATCAACCTGATTGCAGGGGAGTGA
- the fabG gene encoding 3-oxoacyl-ACP reductase FabG, with protein sequence MSDNKIALVTGASRGIGNVVAKQLAAAGFNLAICGTTQATIDKAAEEIRAASGVEVLAKAVDVSDRDQMQGFVQEAAKHFGRLDVLVNNAGITRDNLSMRMKPDDWSAVIDTNLSSVFNAMQAALKPMMRARAGRIINISSVVAGMGNPGQLNYCASKGGVEAMTRSLAREVGSRGITVNAVAPGFIATDMTADLGDDAHAKLTGQIPLGRLGQPEDIAAAVAFLASDAAGYITGQVLHVNGGMYM encoded by the coding sequence ATGAGTGATAATAAAATTGCACTGGTAACAGGTGCCAGTCGTGGCATCGGTAATGTGGTTGCCAAACAGCTTGCAGCAGCCGGTTTTAATCTGGCGATCTGTGGTACGACGCAGGCTACTATCGACAAAGCCGCTGAAGAGATTCGTGCTGCAAGTGGCGTGGAGGTTCTGGCTAAGGCTGTCGATGTTTCCGATCGTGATCAGATGCAGGGTTTTGTGCAGGAAGCGGCCAAACATTTCGGCAGGCTCGATGTGTTGGTCAACAATGCCGGTATCACCAGAGACAACCTCTCCATGCGGATGAAGCCGGACGACTGGAGTGCAGTGATCGACACCAATCTCTCATCTGTATTCAATGCCATGCAGGCGGCACTCAAGCCGATGATGCGCGCGCGCGCTGGACGTATTATCAATATCTCATCCGTTGTGGCGGGTATGGGTAATCCGGGTCAGCTGAACTACTGTGCCAGTAAGGGTGGTGTAGAGGCGATGACCCGTTCACTGGCTCGCGAAGTGGGTTCGCGTGGCATTACGGTTAATGCTGTTGCACCGGGATTTATTGCTACCGATATGACCGCTGACCTGGGCGATGATGCGCATGCCAAGCTTACCGGGCAGATTCCACTGGGGCGCCTCGGACAACCGGAAGATATTGCTGCTGCAGTTGCTTTTTTAGCCAGCGATGCGGCCGGTTACATCACCGGTCAGGTGCTGCATGTAAATGGTGGCATGTACATGTAA
- the acpP gene encoding acyl carrier protein, which produces MSAEIEAKIIKIVSDQLNVDEEEINPDSSFVDDLGADSLDTVELVMAFEEEFGVEIPDEDAEGIQSVQNAIDYIAAKAE; this is translated from the coding sequence ATGTCTGCAGAAATCGAAGCTAAAATCATTAAAATCGTTTCCGATCAGCTGAATGTTGATGAGGAAGAAATCAACCCTGATTCATCATTCGTTGATGATCTGGGCGCTGACTCACTGGATACAGTAGAGCTGGTTATGGCATTTGAAGAAGAGTTCGGTGTTGAAATTCCAGACGAAGATGCTGAAGGCATCCAGAGTGTTCAGAACGCAATCGATTATATCGCTGCCAAAGCAGAATAA
- the fabF gene encoding beta-ketoacyl-ACP synthase II: MTRRVVVTGVGLVTPLGTGTDVTWNNLTAGKSGIRRISHFDAEATGMACTIAGEVPDFNVEAFINRKDARKMDKFIQFGVAASLMALEQSGLTIDETNAERVGVAVGAGMGGLVTIENTMRAYEAGGARKISPFFIPQTIINMTSGWVSMLTGAKGPNTAAVTACATGTHAVGDAFEIIARGDADAMVAGGTEAVVCELAIGGFSAARALSTRNDEPERASRPWDKDRDGFVMGEGAGVLVLEELESAKARGAVILAEVIGYGMSGDAYHMTSPSPGGEGGGRCMKAALSRAGINPEDVDYINAHGTSTPAGDVAETQGIKSVFGDHAKKLMVSSSKSMTGHLLGAAGGIEAAFSVLAVHNGVVPPTINLDNPDPECDLDYVPHEARDANIKVAVSNSFGFGGTNATVIVRKFD; encoded by the coding sequence ATGACCAGACGCGTAGTCGTCACTGGTGTTGGGCTGGTTACTCCGCTCGGCACTGGTACTGATGTAACATGGAATAATCTTACTGCCGGTAAATCTGGCATCCGTCGTATCTCGCATTTCGATGCTGAAGCGACGGGTATGGCTTGTACCATTGCAGGTGAGGTTCCAGACTTCAATGTTGAAGCCTTCATCAACCGCAAGGATGCACGCAAAATGGATAAATTTATCCAGTTTGGCGTAGCCGCATCATTGATGGCGCTTGAGCAGTCGGGCTTGACCATTGATGAAACCAATGCTGAACGTGTCGGTGTCGCTGTCGGCGCTGGAATGGGCGGCTTGGTGACCATTGAGAATACCATGCGGGCCTATGAGGCCGGTGGAGCTCGCAAGATCTCCCCGTTCTTTATTCCGCAGACTATCATCAATATGACATCCGGCTGGGTGTCGATGTTGACCGGTGCCAAGGGTCCTAATACTGCAGCTGTAACGGCCTGTGCTACAGGAACACATGCTGTCGGTGATGCCTTTGAGATCATTGCACGCGGCGATGCCGATGCGATGGTAGCTGGTGGTACCGAAGCGGTAGTGTGTGAGCTGGCTATTGGTGGTTTCTCCGCTGCCCGGGCACTCTCCACACGTAATGACGAGCCAGAGCGTGCATCCCGTCCATGGGATAAGGATCGCGATGGTTTCGTGATGGGTGAGGGTGCAGGCGTGCTTGTACTCGAAGAGCTTGAGTCAGCCAAAGCACGCGGTGCTGTGATCCTTGCTGAAGTGATCGGTTATGGCATGAGTGGCGATGCTTACCATATGACCTCTCCATCTCCGGGTGGTGAAGGTGGCGGCCGTTGTATGAAGGCTGCGTTGAGCCGTGCCGGTATTAATCCGGAAGATGTGGATTATATCAATGCGCATGGCACATCCACACCTGCAGGTGACGTGGCTGAAACACAGGGGATCAAATCGGTGTTCGGCGATCATGCCAAAAAGCTGATGGTTTCTTCATCGAAATCGATGACAGGGCATCTGCTCGGTGCTGCCGGTGGTATTGAGGCTGCGTTCTCGGTGCTCGCTGTACATAACGGTGTGGTTCCACCAACGATTAACTTGGACAATCCTGATCCTGAATGTGATCTGGATTATGTGCCGCATGAAGCAAGAGACGCTAACATCAAGGTGGCTGTTTCCAACTCGTTCGGTTTCGGTGGCACCAACGCAACTGTAATCGTACGTAAGTTCGACTAA
- a CDS encoding anthranilate synthase component I family protein: MIFRVILNQGRKLSAYGLFSAFPEQFSAVLEDPSGVGRQFLVSQHGRSVSLDQGATPEHVDMFFDSWKRVVSGAHENSPAIQCLVYAAYEAGSLIEDLPVPKTDVPGPVLWTLYPTFSLCFDDELIYLAARDELAVQSVLMMLDEVEGSLASFASLQILKKPAVTSSLSYKQAVEQVKEYIGAGDIFQANIARFWSMPFEQIDLVSLYDQLRRVNPAPFSSFVRIGSGRDALTLVSASPERLFRTFADGEVDTRPIAGTRRRAEGDMDESLRAELLLSEKERAEHIMLVDLERNDLGRVCAPGSVEVNERMVIEQYATVQHIVSNVRGFLEEGNDVVDLFRAMFPGGTITGCPKVRCMEIIHELESNARGPYTGGLGYVAWDGSSDMNILIRTFWHYQGKLNWAAGAGIVADSDPEHELIETEHKAEGLLRALSA; encoded by the coding sequence GTGATTTTCCGCGTCATATTGAATCAGGGCCGTAAGCTTTCAGCTTACGGCCTTTTTTCTGCATTTCCGGAACAATTCTCAGCTGTGCTTGAAGATCCTTCCGGTGTGGGCAGACAGTTCCTCGTTTCACAACACGGGCGATCCGTATCACTGGATCAGGGTGCTACTCCAGAACATGTGGATATGTTTTTTGACAGCTGGAAGCGGGTGGTTTCTGGAGCGCATGAAAACTCACCAGCCATCCAATGTCTTGTCTATGCTGCCTACGAAGCAGGCAGCCTGATTGAAGATCTTCCAGTCCCTAAAACAGATGTTCCAGGCCCGGTACTGTGGACACTCTACCCTACGTTCTCACTCTGCTTTGATGATGAGTTAATCTATTTGGCAGCCAGGGATGAATTAGCAGTGCAGTCGGTCCTGATGATGCTGGATGAAGTGGAAGGCTCACTTGCTTCGTTTGCCTCGCTGCAGATTTTGAAAAAACCCGCTGTAACTTCTTCACTCTCATATAAACAGGCTGTTGAACAGGTGAAAGAGTATATCGGGGCAGGCGATATCTTTCAGGCCAATATTGCCCGCTTCTGGTCCATGCCGTTTGAGCAGATAGATCTGGTCAGCCTCTACGATCAACTGCGCCGGGTGAACCCAGCACCATTCTCCTCGTTTGTCCGTATCGGCAGTGGGCGTGATGCGTTAACGCTGGTTTCGGCCTCGCCGGAGCGCTTGTTTCGCACATTTGCTGATGGTGAGGTGGATACAAGGCCCATTGCAGGCACCAGAAGGCGTGCTGAGGGCGATATGGACGAGTCGCTAAGGGCAGAGTTACTGTTGTCGGAAAAAGAGCGTGCAGAGCACATCATGCTCGTTGACCTGGAGCGTAACGATTTGGGGCGTGTCTGCGCCCCTGGCAGTGTTGAGGTGAATGAGCGCATGGTGATTGAGCAGTACGCCACTGTGCAGCATATCGTATCCAATGTGCGCGGTTTTCTGGAAGAGGGGAACGATGTCGTTGACCTGTTCAGGGCGATGTTTCCCGGTGGCACGATCACCGGTTGCCCCAAGGTGCGTTGCATGGAGATCATCCATGAACTGGAGAGCAATGCCCGAGGCCCTTACACAGGTGGGCTGGGTTATGTGGCATGGGATGGTTCATCCGATATGAACATCCTGATCCGCACCTTCTGGCACTATCAGGGCAAACTTAACTGGGCGGCTGGTGCTGGTATCGTCGCCGATTCTGATCCCGAACATGAACTGATCGAAACCGAACACAAAGCTGAAGGGTTGCTCAGGGCACTATCAGCTTAA
- a CDS encoding 2Fe-2S iron-sulfur cluster-binding protein, whose protein sequence is MRNSGDAVVEVCMWSPFKRKISGPELTFLPSGKKVTVLPGTSVLEAATLHKVDLNHSCDGNLACSSCHIYVHAGAESAMPPSGDEDEMLDAAEDVLPNSRLGCQLKVYENMTVEIPPSS, encoded by the coding sequence GTGAGAAACAGTGGAGACGCTGTTGTTGAGGTGTGCATGTGGAGTCCTTTTAAGCGAAAAATATCGGGCCCGGAACTGACCTTTTTGCCATCAGGGAAGAAGGTGACGGTTTTACCGGGTACGTCAGTGCTTGAAGCTGCCACACTCCATAAGGTGGACTTGAATCACTCCTGTGATGGAAATCTTGCCTGCAGTAGCTGTCATATCTATGTCCACGCCGGAGCGGAAAGTGCAATGCCACCATCTGGTGATGAAGATGAAATGCTTGATGCTGCTGAAGATGTGTTGCCGAACTCCCGACTGGGCTGCCAACTCAAGGTATATGAAAATATGACTGTAGAAATTCCGCCATCATCATGA
- the dnaB gene encoding replicative DNA helicase: MSQAIPLRTDTLRERIPPHAYDAERAVLGGIMLDPEALERLEGTLQPEHFYVDANARVFHVIQELSARGQPVDALTIKDQLEQRDELASCGGEAYLADLVMAVPTSANVKHYADLVRERSVLRELLSVCSTVSRDVYEETGLAVNEHLDSAEKNILAIAEKFNRSRPAFSNMSDLMLQSYKELEERYANKQLVTGVSTGFDDLDERTSGMQRGDLIIVAGRPSMGKTAFSMNLAQNAAMRSSDKNSGVVAVFSLEMSCQQIAMRMLACEARVDMQHLRTGRFSSDDWRKLAAASGSLAESKIFIDDTPAISVMELRSKCRRLKRENKGLDMVLIDYIQLMSGRSNSENRAQEVSEISRSLKGLAKELDVAVIALSQLNRSLEQRADKRPVMSDLRESGAIEQDADVIMFIYRDEVYNKKPENEGLAEIIIAKQRQGPIGDVKLTFVHRYTRFENHASAGFDD; the protein is encoded by the coding sequence TTGAGTCAAGCCATTCCCCTGCGCACCGATACGCTCAGAGAGCGCATCCCGCCTCACGCCTATGACGCTGAGCGGGCGGTGCTCGGGGGAATTATGCTTGATCCCGAGGCACTTGAGCGTCTGGAAGGCACACTGCAGCCAGAACACTTCTATGTTGATGCCAATGCACGGGTCTTTCATGTAATTCAGGAGTTATCAGCGCGCGGCCAGCCGGTCGATGCGTTGACGATCAAGGATCAGCTCGAACAGCGCGATGAACTCGCCTCATGTGGTGGCGAAGCCTACTTGGCCGATCTGGTCATGGCCGTGCCTACTTCTGCCAATGTAAAACATTATGCCGATCTCGTTCGTGAACGCTCTGTGCTTCGCGAGCTTCTCTCTGTCTGCAGCACTGTTTCCCGCGACGTTTATGAAGAGACGGGACTGGCGGTCAACGAACACCTCGATAGTGCAGAAAAGAACATCCTTGCCATTGCCGAGAAATTTAACCGCTCACGCCCTGCCTTCAGCAACATGAGCGACCTGATGCTACAGAGCTACAAAGAACTTGAAGAGCGTTATGCCAACAAGCAGTTGGTCACAGGTGTTTCAACCGGGTTTGATGATCTGGACGAGAGAACCTCAGGCATGCAGCGCGGCGACCTGATTATTGTCGCCGGCCGCCCAAGTATGGGTAAAACCGCCTTCTCAATGAACCTCGCCCAGAATGCTGCAATGCGTTCGAGCGACAAAAACTCCGGCGTGGTCGCTGTATTCTCGCTGGAAATGTCCTGCCAGCAGATCGCCATGCGTATGCTCGCCTGTGAAGCTCGCGTAGACATGCAACATTTAAGAACAGGGCGTTTCTCCTCGGATGACTGGCGCAAGCTGGCTGCGGCAAGTGGCTCACTGGCAGAATCGAAGATCTTTATCGATGATACCCCGGCCATCTCGGTGATGGAGCTGCGCTCCAAATGCCGCCGTCTTAAACGCGAGAACAAAGGCCTCGATATGGTGCTGATTGACTATATACAGCTGATGAGCGGCCGTTCCAATTCAGAGAACAGAGCACAGGAAGTCTCCGAGATATCCCGATCACTGAAGGGCCTTGCCAAGGAGCTGGACGTGGCAGTCATCGCCCTCTCCCAGCTAAATCGCTCTCTTGAGCAACGTGCCGACAAACGTCCTGTGATGTCCGACCTGCGTGAATCCGGTGCGATCGAGCAGGATGCCGACGTGATCATGTTCATCTATCGTGATGAGGTTTATAACAAGAAACCTGAGAACGAGGGGCTAGCAGAAATCATTATCGCCAAGCAGCGTCAAGGTCCGATTGGTGATGTAAAGCTTACCTTTGTGCATCGCTACACCCGCTTCGAAAACCACGCCTCAGCCGGTTTCGACGACTAA
- the rplI gene encoding 50S ribosomal protein L9 — protein MQLILLERVEGLGNVGDEVNVRPGYGRNYLIPNGKASLATAGNRSVFERRRAQLEKKQDEVLATAKTDAEKLSVLTLEIVRATSDGKHLYGSVSTHDLAELLTESGSPVERRNILLDDQIKVVGDHQFRVRLHPDVTAELTIKVTSEQH, from the coding sequence ATGCAATTGATTCTTTTAGAACGTGTAGAAGGTCTGGGAAATGTTGGCGATGAAGTAAATGTTCGTCCTGGTTATGGCCGCAACTACCTGATCCCTAATGGTAAGGCTTCTCTTGCCACTGCTGGAAACCGCAGTGTTTTTGAGCGCCGCCGCGCACAGCTCGAGAAAAAACAGGATGAAGTTCTGGCAACTGCCAAGACTGATGCTGAGAAGCTCTCTGTTCTGACTCTGGAAATCGTACGTGCCACCTCTGATGGTAAGCACCTGTACGGCTCCGTCAGCACCCATGACCTGGCTGAACTGCTGACAGAAAGCGGCTCCCCTGTTGAGCGTCGTAACATCCTGCTGGACGACCAGATCAAGGTAGTTGGCGATCATCAGTTCCGTGTACGTCTGCACCCGGATGTCACTGCTGAGCTCACTATCAAGGTCACTTCAGAACAGCATTGA